The Vicia villosa cultivar HV-30 ecotype Madison, WI linkage group LG1, Vvil1.0, whole genome shotgun sequence genome includes a region encoding these proteins:
- the LOC131644729 gene encoding prolycopene isomerase, chloroplastic-like isoform X2 — protein MVSSNSTVNAGRFVLIEIFNALNSLELKSLEEPLYLFGQFFQKPLECLTLAYYLPQNAGAIARKYIQDPQLLSFIDAECFIVSTVNALQTPMINASMVLCDRHFGGINYPVGGVGGIAKSLAKGLVDQGSQILYKANVTSIITEQGKAVGVRLSDGREFFAKTIISNATRWDTFGKLIKEERLPKEEENFQKVYVKAPSFLSIHMGVKAEVLPLDTECHHFVLEDNWTKLEEPYGSIFLSIPTILDSSLAPEGRHILHIFTTSSMDDWKGLSKIEYEAKKQVVADEIISRLEKKLFPGLKSSIEFIEVGTPKTHRRYLARDEGTYGPMPRSIPKGLLGMPFNTTSIDGLYCVGDSCFPGQGVIAVAFSGVMCAHRVAADIGLEKKSPVLDAMLLRLLGWFRTLA, from the exons ATGGTATCCTCAAATTCTACGGTGAATGCTGGAAGGTTTGTCTTAATTGAG ATTTTCAATGCCCTGAATTCCTTGGAGTTGAAGTCACTTGAGGAACCACTCTACCTTTTCGGACAATTTTTTCAGAAGCCGCTTGAATGCTTAACATTAG CCTATTATTTGCCACAAAATGCTGGAGCGATAGCCCGGAAGTATATTCAGGATCCACAGTTGTTGTCTTTCATAGATGCAGAG TGTTTTATAGTGAGCACTGTCAACGCTTTGCAGACTCCAATGATCAATGCTAGCATG GTTCTGTGTGACAGACACTTTGGTGGGATTAACTACCCTGTTGGGGGTGTTGGTGGCATTGCAAAGTCGTTGGCAAAAGGTCTAGTTGATCAGGGTAGTCAAATACTTTACAAGGCAAATGTCACGAGTATTATCACCGAGCAGGGCAAAGCC GTAGGAGTGAGGCTTTCCGATGGCAGAGAGTTCTTTGCCAAAACTATAATATCAAATGCTACCAGATGGGACACATTTG GAAAGTTAATTAAAGAAGAAAGACTTCCAAAAGAGGAAGAGAACTTCCAGAAAGTTTATGTTAAAGCTCCATCTTTTCTTTCAATCCACATGGGAGTTAAAGCAGAGGTTTTGCCATTAGATACAGAATGTCACCATTTTGTGCTTGAG GACAACTGGACCAAATTGGAAGAGCCTTATGGAAGTATCTTTTTAAGTATACCAACTATACTTGATTCGTCATTAGCTCCTGAAGGTCGTCACATCCTTCATATATTCACAACTTCTTCCATGGACGACTGGAAG GGTCTCTCAAaaattgaatatgaggcaaagaagcaGGTGGTAGCAGATGAAATCATAAGCAGATTAGAGAAGAAGTTGTTTCCAGGTCTTAAATCATCCATTGAATTTATAGAG GTAGGGACACCAAAGACACATCGACGATATCTAGCTCGTGACGAGGGTACTTATGGACCAATGCCACGCAGCATTCCGAAGGGGTTATTAGGAATGCCATTTAATACAACA AGCATAGATGGTCTTTACTGTGTTGGAGATAGTTGCTTCCCTGGGCAAGGTGTTATTGCTGTAGCTTTCTCAGGAGTTATGTGTGCTCATCGAGTAGCTGCAGATATTG gGTTGGAGAAAAAGTCACCTGTTTTAGACGCCATGCTGCTTCGGTTGCTTGGTTGGTTCCGGACACTCGCATGA
- the LOC131644729 gene encoding prolycopene isomerase, chloroplastic-like isoform X3 yields the protein MVILLMLDLLSCLVSVIRESGNLNLITQALEAVGCQMEVIPDPTTVHFHLPNHLSVRVHKEYDKFIEELTSYFPHEKDGILKFYGECWKIFNALNSLELKSLEEPLYLFGQFFQKPLECLTLAYYLPQNAGAIARKYIQDPQLLSFIDAECFIVSTVNALQTPMINASMVLCDRHFGGINYPVGGVGGIAKSLAKGLVDQGSQILYKANVTSIITEQGKAVGVRLSDGREFFAKTIISNATRWDTFGKLIKEERLPKEEENFQKVYVKAPSFLSIHMGVKAEVLPLDTECHHFVLEDNWTKLEEPYGSIFLSIPTILDSSLAPEGRHILHIFTTSSMDDWKGLSKIEYEAKKQVVADEIISRLEKKLFPGLKSSIEFIEVGTPKTHRRYLARDEGTYGPMPRSIPKGLLGMPFNTTSIDGLYCVGDSCFPGQGVIAVAFSGVMCAHRVAADIGLEKKSPVLDAMLLRLLGWFRTLA from the exons ATGGTTATACTTTTGATGTTGGATCTTCTGTCATGTTTGGTTTCAGTGATAAG agaaAGT GGTAATCTCAATTTGATAACACAAGCATTGGAGGCAGTTGGCTGTCAGATGGAAGTAATACCTGATCCAACGACCGTTCATTTCCATCTACCCAACCACCTCTCTGTTCGAGTGCACAAAGAATATGATAAGTTTATCGAAGAATTGACCAGTTATTTTCCCCACGAAAAGGATGGTATCCTCAAATTCTACGGTGAATGCTGGAAG ATTTTCAATGCCCTGAATTCCTTGGAGTTGAAGTCACTTGAGGAACCACTCTACCTTTTCGGACAATTTTTTCAGAAGCCGCTTGAATGCTTAACATTAG CCTATTATTTGCCACAAAATGCTGGAGCGATAGCCCGGAAGTATATTCAGGATCCACAGTTGTTGTCTTTCATAGATGCAGAG TGTTTTATAGTGAGCACTGTCAACGCTTTGCAGACTCCAATGATCAATGCTAGCATG GTTCTGTGTGACAGACACTTTGGTGGGATTAACTACCCTGTTGGGGGTGTTGGTGGCATTGCAAAGTCGTTGGCAAAAGGTCTAGTTGATCAGGGTAGTCAAATACTTTACAAGGCAAATGTCACGAGTATTATCACCGAGCAGGGCAAAGCC GTAGGAGTGAGGCTTTCCGATGGCAGAGAGTTCTTTGCCAAAACTATAATATCAAATGCTACCAGATGGGACACATTTG GAAAGTTAATTAAAGAAGAAAGACTTCCAAAAGAGGAAGAGAACTTCCAGAAAGTTTATGTTAAAGCTCCATCTTTTCTTTCAATCCACATGGGAGTTAAAGCAGAGGTTTTGCCATTAGATACAGAATGTCACCATTTTGTGCTTGAG GACAACTGGACCAAATTGGAAGAGCCTTATGGAAGTATCTTTTTAAGTATACCAACTATACTTGATTCGTCATTAGCTCCTGAAGGTCGTCACATCCTTCATATATTCACAACTTCTTCCATGGACGACTGGAAG GGTCTCTCAAaaattgaatatgaggcaaagaagcaGGTGGTAGCAGATGAAATCATAAGCAGATTAGAGAAGAAGTTGTTTCCAGGTCTTAAATCATCCATTGAATTTATAGAG GTAGGGACACCAAAGACACATCGACGATATCTAGCTCGTGACGAGGGTACTTATGGACCAATGCCACGCAGCATTCCGAAGGGGTTATTAGGAATGCCATTTAATACAACA AGCATAGATGGTCTTTACTGTGTTGGAGATAGTTGCTTCCCTGGGCAAGGTGTTATTGCTGTAGCTTTCTCAGGAGTTATGTGTGCTCATCGAGTAGCTGCAGATATTG gGTTGGAGAAAAAGTCACCTGTTTTAGACGCCATGCTGCTTCGGTTGCTTGGTTGGTTCCGGACACTCGCATGA
- the LOC131661034 gene encoding uncharacterized protein LOC131661034 codes for MRETMWTRGRDGTVAGRVIDRVDARARAAADEADRRTEQAGRGFCAPRRQGGRASTIMDEQVVQDDVDEVEAVVVAEVEVMPVVEEEVPVAKEEVVVAEEQVPRVEERVAVVEEGVAKEWVVHDTGTTTGASMEPSVHTDGAFPGGPSDRSVLTGYADHVTYRIWQGEERPVLKLTSHGSKLKNFPERPMIEQVARIVRDFHLMEFAICSLTMLDAPLLSAFLEIWHLETSSFHLSFGEMTVTRDDVHSLFHLPIAGTFFTLVHRD; via the exons ATGCGAGAAACAA tGTGGACTAGAGGCAGAGATGGTACTGTTGCGGGTCGGGTCATTGATAGAGTCGATGCTCGTGCTCGAGCAGCTGCTGATGAAGCTG ACCGGAGGACTGAGCAGGCGGGTAGGGGGTTCTGCGCACCTCGTCGCCAGGGTGGTAGAGCATCCACTATCATGGACGAGCAGGTGGTTCAAGATGATGTTGATGAGGTTGAGGCGGTGGTTGTTGCTGAGGTTGAGGTGATGCCTGTTGTTGAGGAGGAGGTTCCTGTTGCTAAGGAGGAGGTTGTTGTTGCTGAGGAGCAGGTGCCTAGAGTTGAGGAGCGGGTGGCTGTGGTTGAGGAAGGGGTTGCTAAGGAGTGGGTGGTGCATGATACGGGCACCACCACAGGTGCATCTATGGAGCCATCAGTACACACTGATGGAGCTTTTCCAGGAGGACCTTCTGACAGGTCCGTTTTGACAGGATATGCTGACCATGTCACTTATAGGATATGGCAGGGCGAG GAGCGACCGGTGCTAAAGCTCACTTCTCACGGGTCGAAATTGAAGAACTTCCCCGAGAGACCGATGATTGAGCAGGTGGCGAGGATAGTTCGAGACTTCCATTTGATGGAATTCGCTATATGCTCCCTGACGATGTTGGACGCCCCTCTATTATCAGCTTTTCTTGAGATATGGCACCTAGAGACATCATCCTTTCATCTTTCATTCGGGGAGATGACGGTGACTCGGGATGATGTGCATTCCCTATTTCACCTTCCGATTGCTGGTACATTTTTCACACTAGTTCATAGGGACTAG
- the LOC131644728 gene encoding ABC transporter G family member 22-like has translation MEKGNTMGISRTISDQLVESVAAALKSPQSSDHSTNSALEGSGGLSRKSSRRITSASPGRGGGKNTHIRKTRSAQMKIDVDELTSGAALSRASSASLGLSFSFTGFNMPPDQIADTRPFSDDDMIPEDIEAGIRTKTKFQTEPTLPINLKFSDVTYKVVLKGMTSSVEKDILNGISGSVNPGEVLALMGPSGSGKTSLLNLLGGRISHPTIGGSITYNEQSYSKFLKSRIGFVTQDDVLFPHLTVKETLTYAARLRLPKTFTKEQKEKRALDVIYELGLERCQDTMIGGSFVRGVSGGERKRVCIGNEIIINPSILFLDEPTSGLDSTTALKIVQMLQDIAEAGKTVVTTIHQPSSRLFHKFDKLILLGKGSLLYFGKASEAMNYFQSIGCSPLISMNPAEFLLDLANGNINDVSVPSELEDKVQIGNAEVEKYNGKPSPAVVHEYLVEAYESQAAETKKKTTVSLPLDEALKAKASSPKRQWGASWDEQFSILFWRGIKERRHDYFSWLRITQVLSTAIILGLLWWQSDVKNPKDLQDQAGLLFFIAVFWGFFPVFTAIFTFPQERAMLNKERAADMYRLSAYFLARTTSDLPLDLILPVLFLLVVYFMAGLRLSAAPFFFTILTVFLCIIAAQGLGLAIGATLMDLKRATTLASVTVMTFMLAGGFFVQKVPIFISWIRYMSFNYHTYKLLLKVQYEHFTPIVNGVKIDSGLTEVVALIAMVFGYRLLAYLSLRRMKLQ, from the exons ATGGAGAAAGGGAATACAATGGGGATATCTAGGACAATATCAGATCAGCTTGTGGAATCCGTCGCGGCGGCTCTAAAGTCACCGCAGTCGAGCGATCACTCGACTAACTCGGCCTTGGAGGGGAGTGGAGGTCTGTCGAGAAAATCAAGCCGGAGAATAACCTCGGCCTCACCGGGACGTGGCGGAGGGAAGAACACACATATAAGGAAAACAAGAAGCGCTCAAATGAAGATTGATGTTGATGAATTGACTAGTGGCGCAGCTCTGAGCAGAGCTTCAAGCGCTAGCTTGGGTCTCTCGTTTTCTTTCACTGGCTTCAATATGCCTCCAGATCAAATTGCTGATACCAGACCATTTAGTGATGATGACATGATTC CTGAGGATATTGAAGCTGGAATTAGGACAAAGACAAAGTTTCAAACAGAACCTACTCTTCCTATAAATCTAAAG TTCAGTGATGTGACCTACAAGGTAGTGCTGAAAGGCATGACATCAAGTGTGGAGAAAGATATCTTGAATGGGATCAGTGGTTCTGTAAATCCAGGTGAAGTTTTGGCATTGATGGGTCCCTCAGGAAGTGGAAAGACAAGTCTTTTAAATCTCCTTGGAGGAAGGATAAGTCACCCAACAATTGGTGGTTCTATCACTTACAATGAACAATCATACTCCAAGTTCCTTAAGAGCAG GATAGGATTTGTGACACAAGATGATGTTTTGTTTCCTCACCTAACTGTGAAAGAGACGTTAACATACGCAGCGCGGTTACGGCTTCCAAAGACCTTCACTAAAGAGCAAAAGGAAAAAAGAGCTTTAGATGTCATATATGAGCTTGGCTTGGAAAG GTGCCAAGATACCATGATTGGTGGTTCATTTGTTCGCGGAGTGTCGGGTGGAGAGAGGAAGAGAGTTTGTATTGGCAATGAGATCATAATCAACCCTTCCATTTTGTTTCTTGATGAACCAACTTCTGGTTTGGATTCAACAACAGCCTTGAAGATTGTTCAGATGCTGCAAGACATAGCAGAG GCTGGTAAAACAGTAGTGACGACAATTCACCAACCATCAAGTAGACTCTTCCACAAATTTGACAAGTTGATCCTTCTTGGGAAAGGCAGTTTGCTTTACTTTGGAAAAGCATCAGAAGCGATGAATTACTTCCAATCTATAGGATGTTCACCGCTTATTTCCATGAATCCAGCCGAGTTTTTGCTAGACCTTGCGAATGGAAACATAAACGATGTTTCCGTACCATCAGAGTTGGAAGATAAAGTGCAAATCGGAAACGCAGAAGTTGAAAAATATAATGGAAAACCATCACCAGCAGTAGTCCATGAG TATCTAGTGGAGGCATATGAATCTCAAGCTGCggaaacaaagaaaaaaacaacGGTTTCTTTACCTCTGGATGAAGCTTTGAAGGCCAAAGCGAGTTCTCCTAAACGGCAATGGGGAGCGAGTTGGGATGAGCAATTTTCCATACTTTTTTGGAGAGGAATCAAAGAAAGGAGGCACGACTATTTTAGCTGGTTGAGAATCACACAAGTTTTATCCACTGCAATCATCTTAGGATTACTCTGGTGGCAATCTGATGTTAAAAACCCAAAAGACCTGCAAGATCAG GCAGGACTGCTTTTCTTTATTGCCGTCTTCTGGGGATTCTTTCCAGTTTTTACAGCAATATTTACATTTCCTCAAGAGAGAGCCATGTTGAATAAGGAACGTGCGGCAGATATGTACAGATTAAGTGCATACTTCCTTGCTAGAACAACAAGCGACCTTCCATTAGACCTGATATTACCGGTGCTTTTTCTCCTTGTTGTTTATTTCATGGCTGGTTTGAGACTAAGTGCTGCTCCGTTTTTCTTCACCATCCTTACTGTTTTCCTCTGCATCATTGCAGCACAG GGTCTTGGACTTGCTATCGGTGCTACGCTTATGGATTTGAAAAGAGCCACGACTTTGGCTTCAGTAACTGTGATGACCTTCATGCTAGCTGGAGGATTTTTCGTCCAG AAAGTCCCGATATTCATCTCTTGGATCCGCTACATGTCTTTCAACTACCACACATACAAACTGTTACTCAAGGTGCAATACGAGCATTTCACACCTATCGTAAATGGAGTAAAAATTGACAGTGGTTTAACAGAAGTAGTTGCTCTGATTGCTATGGTTTTCGGTTACCGTTTATTGGCATATCTTTCATTGCGACGAATGAAACTTCAATAG
- the LOC131644729 gene encoding prolycopene isomerase, chloroplastic-like isoform X1: MLTSPLLPVSNPIINYHHIPPLKFQSLPLGRYGRAEFSSGSCSNASRRKRVLVKGTVELEEGVVESGKRVNLGEGFDAIVIGSGIGGLVAGTQLAVKGARVLVLEKYVIPGGSSGFYQRDGYTFDVGSSVMFGFSDKGNLNLITQALEAVGCQMEVIPDPTTVHFHLPNHLSVRVHKEYDKFIEELTSYFPHEKDGILKFYGECWKIFNALNSLELKSLEEPLYLFGQFFQKPLECLTLAYYLPQNAGAIARKYIQDPQLLSFIDAECFIVSTVNALQTPMINASMVLCDRHFGGINYPVGGVGGIAKSLAKGLVDQGSQILYKANVTSIITEQGKAVGVRLSDGREFFAKTIISNATRWDTFGKLIKEERLPKEEENFQKVYVKAPSFLSIHMGVKAEVLPLDTECHHFVLEDNWTKLEEPYGSIFLSIPTILDSSLAPEGRHILHIFTTSSMDDWKGLSKIEYEAKKQVVADEIISRLEKKLFPGLKSSIEFIEVGTPKTHRRYLARDEGTYGPMPRSIPKGLLGMPFNTTSIDGLYCVGDSCFPGQGVIAVAFSGVMCAHRVAADIGLEKKSPVLDAMLLRLLGWFRTLA, from the exons ATGCTCACTTCACCTTTACTCCCCGTTTCTAACCCCATCATCAACTACCATCACATCCCACCTTTAAAGTTTCAATCTTTACCCTTAGGTAGATACGGAAGAGCTGAATTTTCATCTGGGTCATGCTCTAATGCTTCTAGAAGAAAAAGGGTGTTGGTGAAAGGGACGGTGGAGTTGGAGGAAGGAGTGGTGGAAAGTGGGAAGAGAGTGAATTTGGGTGAAGGGTTTGATGCGATTGTTATTGGGTCTGGGATTGGTGGGTTGGTTGCTGGGACTCAGTTGGCTGTGAAGGGTGCTAGAGTTTTGGTTTTGGAGAAGTATGTTATTCCTGGTGGAAGCTCTGGGTTTTATCAAAGGGATGGTTATACTTTTGATGTTGGATCTTCTGTCATGTTTGGTTTCAGTGATAAG GGTAATCTCAATTTGATAACACAAGCATTGGAGGCAGTTGGCTGTCAGATGGAAGTAATACCTGATCCAACGACCGTTCATTTCCATCTACCCAACCACCTCTCTGTTCGAGTGCACAAAGAATATGATAAGTTTATCGAAGAATTGACCAGTTATTTTCCCCACGAAAAGGATGGTATCCTCAAATTCTACGGTGAATGCTGGAAG ATTTTCAATGCCCTGAATTCCTTGGAGTTGAAGTCACTTGAGGAACCACTCTACCTTTTCGGACAATTTTTTCAGAAGCCGCTTGAATGCTTAACATTAG CCTATTATTTGCCACAAAATGCTGGAGCGATAGCCCGGAAGTATATTCAGGATCCACAGTTGTTGTCTTTCATAGATGCAGAG TGTTTTATAGTGAGCACTGTCAACGCTTTGCAGACTCCAATGATCAATGCTAGCATG GTTCTGTGTGACAGACACTTTGGTGGGATTAACTACCCTGTTGGGGGTGTTGGTGGCATTGCAAAGTCGTTGGCAAAAGGTCTAGTTGATCAGGGTAGTCAAATACTTTACAAGGCAAATGTCACGAGTATTATCACCGAGCAGGGCAAAGCC GTAGGAGTGAGGCTTTCCGATGGCAGAGAGTTCTTTGCCAAAACTATAATATCAAATGCTACCAGATGGGACACATTTG GAAAGTTAATTAAAGAAGAAAGACTTCCAAAAGAGGAAGAGAACTTCCAGAAAGTTTATGTTAAAGCTCCATCTTTTCTTTCAATCCACATGGGAGTTAAAGCAGAGGTTTTGCCATTAGATACAGAATGTCACCATTTTGTGCTTGAG GACAACTGGACCAAATTGGAAGAGCCTTATGGAAGTATCTTTTTAAGTATACCAACTATACTTGATTCGTCATTAGCTCCTGAAGGTCGTCACATCCTTCATATATTCACAACTTCTTCCATGGACGACTGGAAG GGTCTCTCAAaaattgaatatgaggcaaagaagcaGGTGGTAGCAGATGAAATCATAAGCAGATTAGAGAAGAAGTTGTTTCCAGGTCTTAAATCATCCATTGAATTTATAGAG GTAGGGACACCAAAGACACATCGACGATATCTAGCTCGTGACGAGGGTACTTATGGACCAATGCCACGCAGCATTCCGAAGGGGTTATTAGGAATGCCATTTAATACAACA AGCATAGATGGTCTTTACTGTGTTGGAGATAGTTGCTTCCCTGGGCAAGGTGTTATTGCTGTAGCTTTCTCAGGAGTTATGTGTGCTCATCGAGTAGCTGCAGATATTG gGTTGGAGAAAAAGTCACCTGTTTTAGACGCCATGCTGCTTCGGTTGCTTGGTTGGTTCCGGACACTCGCATGA